In Geitlerinema sp. PCC 9228, a single genomic region encodes these proteins:
- a CDS encoding metallophosphoesterase family protein — protein MSVPTIPPSSGLLSDPFLQLPTQDSVRVVWFTEFPGVTHTLTYGDSLEKKAAATTQKLTRTREDRRQSQQGPKFRDIWRHEAQATDLSPNRRVPYYITSIREDGRSISSRQFTLSPLPPSGKPVKILLTSDHQQKPMTAANLQKVAETVSPIDAVLVAGDLVNVPDRASEWFDDSEGGAFFPCLQGNASYRLEKNGTETTYTGGELIQHVPLYTAIGNHEVMGRFSGTTRLNAQFNDAFPQAIAQKFYQQKAKTINPRQDPKVANDWIKANSYNTDTYEEILTLPQSIPGGKKYYATTFGDIRLVVLYATNIWRKPSLNPNTKGKYRERESDFQNPENWGYGQIIFEPIAKGSQQYKWLKKELQSQAFQQAKHKIVMFHHPPHSLGDNIVPPYTDPEQIIKRDESGNITSIRYEYPPDQDYLIRDVVPLLELAGVDLVYFGHSHVWNRFQSQTTHYLESSNVGNTYGAYFQDKKRNVPKEYRDKYTLQGDPNGLEPIVPTIAPLTEDSGENNQQQPLPYIASNDITVFSVLDTGTQTVSSYYFDTRTPNSHAVKFDEFSVEKPKKQRDFYFGW, from the coding sequence ATGTCTGTTCCCACCATTCCCCCAAGTTCCGGCCTGCTTAGCGACCCGTTTCTGCAACTGCCTACGCAAGATTCCGTACGTGTTGTCTGGTTCACAGAATTTCCAGGTGTTACCCATACTTTGACATATGGAGATTCTTTAGAAAAAAAAGCTGCAGCCACCACGCAAAAGCTTACTCGAACTCGCGAAGACCGCAGACAATCCCAGCAAGGACCGAAATTCCGAGATATTTGGCGTCACGAAGCTCAAGCAACCGATTTATCCCCCAATCGTCGCGTTCCCTATTACATAACCAGCATTCGGGAAGACGGTCGATCCATCAGCAGCCGTCAATTTACCTTATCTCCGTTACCGCCATCGGGAAAACCGGTAAAAATTTTACTTACTTCCGACCACCAACAAAAACCTATGACCGCTGCCAACTTACAAAAAGTAGCGGAAACCGTTTCTCCAATAGACGCTGTTTTGGTAGCTGGCGATCTGGTAAACGTTCCCGATCGCGCTTCGGAATGGTTTGACGATAGCGAAGGTGGTGCATTTTTCCCATGTTTGCAAGGAAATGCCAGCTATCGGTTAGAAAAAAATGGTACGGAAACAACCTATACTGGTGGCGAACTCATTCAACACGTACCTTTGTATACAGCCATCGGCAACCACGAAGTGATGGGACGTTTTTCGGGAACTACTCGTTTGAACGCTCAATTTAACGATGCTTTTCCCCAAGCGATCGCACAAAAATTCTACCAACAAAAAGCCAAAACCATCAACCCCCGCCAAGACCCCAAAGTAGCCAACGATTGGATAAAAGCCAACTCCTACAACACAGACACCTACGAAGAAATCTTGACCCTTCCCCAAAGTATTCCTGGCGGCAAAAAATACTACGCCACCACCTTTGGCGACATTCGCCTCGTTGTTCTCTACGCCACCAATATTTGGCGAAAACCGTCTCTAAATCCCAATACCAAAGGCAAATATCGCGAACGTGAATCCGATTTTCAAAACCCAGAAAACTGGGGATACGGACAAATTATTTTTGAACCCATTGCCAAAGGAAGCCAACAGTACAAATGGTTGAAAAAGGAACTGCAAAGCCAAGCATTTCAACAAGCAAAACATAAAATTGTCATGTTTCACCACCCTCCCCATTCCTTGGGAGACAATATTGTTCCTCCCTATACAGACCCAGAACAAATTATTAAACGGGATGAATCGGGAAATATCACTTCCATTCGCTACGAATATCCCCCAGACCAAGATTATTTAATTCGCGATGTGGTTCCTTTATTGGAGTTGGCTGGCGTCGATTTGGTTTATTTCGGTCATTCCCATGTATGGAATCGTTTCCAATCCCAAACCACTCACTATCTAGAATCTTCCAATGTGGGAAATACTTATGGTGCTTATTTTCAAGACAAAAAACGCAACGTTCCTAAAGAATATCGCGATAAGTATACGCTACAGGGAGACCCAAACGGCTTAGAACCTATTGTACCTACTATTGCACCTTTAACAGAAGATTCTGGAGAAAATAACCAGCAACAGCCTTTGCCGTACATTGCCAGCAATGACATTACCGTTTTTAGTGTTTTGGATACGGGAACTCAAACGGTCAGCAGTTATTATTTCGATACCCGCACTCCCAATTCCCATGCGGTCAAATTTGATGAATTTTCTGTAGAAAAACCGAAAAAACAGAGAGATTTTTATTTTGGTTGGTAA
- a CDS encoding YqaE/Pmp3 family membrane protein has translation MGDFIRIVFAIILPPLGVFLQVGIGPQFWINIVLTILGYIPGIVHAVWVIAKK, from the coding sequence ATGGGTGACTTTATTCGGATTGTCTTTGCCATCATCCTTCCTCCTTTGGGAGTTTTCCTACAGGTGGGAATTGGACCGCAGTTTTGGATTAATATTGTTTTGACAATCTTGGGATACATTCCCGGCATCGTTCATGCTGTTTGGGTCATTGCCAAGAAATAA